CGCAATCATGGTGATTCCTACTTTAACAACATAGTTAATGTCTTGGGTGGCAATACCCACGTCCACAATCCTTGACATCAAGTAAGGCACCGATACATCGGTTAGTACCTCTAAGATCATCAGAACCGGACTTAAGAAAGCATATGCGCGATATTTTTTCAAATAAGGTAGTAACTTCTTCAAAGAACCGCCCCTATCTACTTTATTTTCAAGTCACTCTTTTCGATTTCATCTAAGTTAGCATTGATTTTCTGCAGTGATTGGTTAAACTGCTTCAGTTCAGTTTGGGTAAAGCCTTGAAAGAGGTCTTTATACCGGCTGAGAATATGCTGTTCATAATCAGCAATAACCGCTTTGGCCCGCTCCGTCACTACCAAGCGGTTATGCCTCAGATCCTGCTCCAGCGGTATCTGCTCAACCAGCCCCAGCTTAATCAGGCGCTTAATTGATCCGCTGATCGCGCCCTGAGTCAAGCGCATCCGCTCGGACAGCTCTTTCTGATTTACATTAGGATTATCCGCAATCAGCATTACGATATGCAGTAGGCGAAAAGATAAGCCGTATTCATCCACTTTAGCCCGCATTATTCTCGCTAATCTCTG
Above is a window of Bacillota bacterium DNA encoding:
- a CDS encoding MarR family transcriptional regulator — encoded protein: MREADAALHLRQTYQRLARIMRAKVDEYGLSFRLLHIVMLIADNPNVNQKELSERMRLTQGAISGSIKRLIKLGLVEQIPLEQDLRHNRLVVTERAKAVIADYEQHILSRYKDLFQGFTQTELKQFNQSLQKINANLDEIEKSDLKIK